From one Lolium rigidum isolate FL_2022 chromosome 4, APGP_CSIRO_Lrig_0.1, whole genome shotgun sequence genomic stretch:
- the LOC124706076 gene encoding glutathione S-transferase U17-like: MSAEKQETAAEVRVLGRWPSPFVIRVLIALRLKGVEYEFMEEAIGNRSELLLASNPVHRKIPVLLHHGRAISESLIIVQYVDEVWASQGPAILPSDPHARAAERFWSQYVDDKFPTAIRVLRGKVAGDKDEAAAQVAAALEHLEEALVRCGRGKGYFGGDSLGYLDIALGSHVGWVRAVERMAQVCLLDAAKLPNLAAWVDRFCAHPAVADVMPHTDRFVEFSVNNDGVLKAPHTNSK; this comes from the exons ATGTCGGCGGAGAAAcaggagacggcggcggaggtGCGCGTGCTGGGCAGGTGGCCGAGCCCGTTCGTGATCCGGGTCCTGATAGCGTTGCGGCTCAAGGGCGTGGAGTACGAGTTCATGGAGGAGGCCATCGGCAACAGGAGCGAGCTGCTTCTGGCGTCCAACCCCGTGCACAGGAAGATCCCCGTGCTCCTGCACCACGGCAGGGCCATCTCCGAGTCCCTCATCATCGTCCAGTACGTCGACGAGGTCTGGGCCTCCCAGGGCCCGGCGATCCTCCCGTCCGACCCCCACGCACGGGCTGCCGAGCGGTTCTGGAGCCAGTACGTCGACGACAAG TTTCCAACAGCGATCCGGGTGCTGAGGGGGAAGGTGGCCGGAGACAAGGACGAAGCGGCGGCTCAGGTGGCCGCCGCTCTTGAGCACCTGGAAGAGGCCTTGGTCCGGTGCGGCCGAGGGAAGGGCTACTTCGGCGGCGACAGCCTCGGGTACCTGGACATCGCTCTGGGTTCCCACGTCGGGTGGGTCAGGGCGGTGGAGAGGATGGCACAGGTCTGCCTCCTCGACGCGGCCAAGCTTCCTAACCTGGCGGCGTGGGTGGATCGGTTCTGCGCCCACCCGGCCGTGGCGGACGTGATGCCTCA